One Etheostoma cragini isolate CJK2018 chromosome 19, CSU_Ecrag_1.0, whole genome shotgun sequence DNA segment encodes these proteins:
- the aadat gene encoding kynurenine/alpha-aminoadipate aminotransferase, mitochondrial isoform X1, giving the protein MNYARFLTAVSAARKPSPIRMLTELQQRSPPSLISLAGGAPNPNTFPFQSASIKLKNGQTLTFDDAAMKRALQYSASNGIPELLTWMKNLQKELHNPPTAGYTPENGQMDVCVTTGSQEGLCKVFEMLVNPGDNVLLDAPTYSGTLAALQPLGCNLINVPSDQHGIIPAALKEVLSRWDPSDVHKPSSTVPKILYTIPNGGNPTGASMTAQRKQEVYELARQYDMLIIEDDPYFFLQFDKPWAPTFLSMDVDGRIIRTDSFSKILSSGLRIGFVTGPKPLVDRVVLHIQASTMHTSTFTQLMVSQLLHSWGQDGFIQHIEGVIEFYRKQRDAMITSADKWLKGVDVAEWQTPSAGMFLWIKLKGITDTQQLIMKKALEKEVLLVPGGVFMINSGDPCPYVRAAFSLSTPEQIDEAFRRLSSLIKEAL; this is encoded by the exons ATGAATTACGCTCGGTTTCTGACAGCCGTCAGCGCGGCTAGAAAGCCCTCCCCGATCAGAATGCTTA CCGAGCTGCAGCAGCGGTCACCTCCGTCCCTGATCTCTCTGGCGGGAGGAGCGCCCAACCCCAACACTTTCCCCTTCCAGTCAGCATCCATTAAGTTGAAGAACGGACAGACGCTCACCTTCGATGATGCAGCGATGAAGAGGGCTCTGCAGTACTCTGCCTCTAATGG AATACCCGAGCTGCTGACGTGGATGAAGAACCTACAGAAGGAGCTCCACAACCCACCGACCGCTGGTTACACCCCTGAGAATGGCCAGATGGACGTGTGTGTGACCACGGGGAGCCAGGAGGGGCTCTGTAAG GTGTTTGAGATGCTGGTCAACCCTGGAGACAACGTTCTGCTGGATGCACCCACCTATTCAGGCACACTGGCAGCG CTCCAGCCGCTCGGTTGCAACTTAATCAACGTCCCCAGCGATCAGCACGGCATCATACCCGCAGCCCTGAAGGAGGTTTTGTCTCGGTGGGACCCCTCAGACGTCCATAAGCCCAGCAGCACTGTCCCCAAGATCCTCTACACCATCCCCAACGGAGGAAACCCCACCGGTGCCTCCATGACGGCTCAGAGGAAGCAGGAAGTGTATGAG CTGGCCAGGCAGTACGACATGCTCATCATTGAGGACGACCCATACTTCTTCCTGCAGTTTGACAAG CCGTGGGCTCCCACGTTTCTCTCCATGGATGTCGACGGCAGGATCATCAGGACAGACTCCTTCTCTAAGATCCTGTCTTCAGG aCTAAGGATAGGTTTTGTAACCGGTCCCAAACCTCTGGTGGATAGGGTGGTGCTGCACATCCAGGCCTCCACAATGCACACTAGTACCTTCACGCAg CTTATGGTGTCTCAGTTGTTGCACAGTTGGGGCCAAGACGGTTTCATCCAACACATAGAGGG GGTGATAGAGTTTTACAGGAAACAGCGTGATGCCATGATCACCTCTGCAGACAAGTGGCTTAAag gtgtagatgTAGCAGAGTGGCAAACCCCATCAGCAGGCATGTTCCTGTGGATTAAGCTAAAGGGCATAACTGATACCCAACAGCTCATTATGAAGAAAGCCTTGGAGAAAGAG GTACTGCTGGTTCCCGGAGGTGTCTTCATGATCAACAGTGGTGACCCCTGTCCCTACGTCAGAGcagccttttctctctctacacCAGAGCAGATTGATGag GCTTTCAGAAGACTCTCCTCTCTCATCAAAGAAGCTTTGTGA
- the aadat gene encoding kynurenine/alpha-aminoadipate aminotransferase, mitochondrial isoform X2: MNYARFLTAVSAARKPSPIRMLTELQQRSPPSLISLAGGAPNPNTFPFQSASIKLKNGQTLTFDDAAMKRALQYSASNGIPELLTWMKNLQKELHNPPTAGYTPENGQMDVCVTTGSQEGLCKVFEMLVNPGDNVLLDAPTYSGTLAALQPLGCNLINVPSDQHGIIPAALKEVLSRWDPSDVHKPSSTVPKILYTIPNGGNPTGASMTAQRKQEVYELARQYDMLIIEDDPYFFLQFDKPWAPTFLSMDVDGRIIRTDSFSKILSSGLRIGFVTGPKPLVDRVVLHIQASTMHTSTFTQLMVSQLLHSWGQDGFIQHIEGVIEFYRKQRDAMITSADKWLKDVAEWQTPSAGMFLWIKLKGITDTQQLIMKKALEKEVLLVPGGVFMINSGDPCPYVRAAFSLSTPEQIDEAFRRLSSLIKEAL; this comes from the exons ATGAATTACGCTCGGTTTCTGACAGCCGTCAGCGCGGCTAGAAAGCCCTCCCCGATCAGAATGCTTA CCGAGCTGCAGCAGCGGTCACCTCCGTCCCTGATCTCTCTGGCGGGAGGAGCGCCCAACCCCAACACTTTCCCCTTCCAGTCAGCATCCATTAAGTTGAAGAACGGACAGACGCTCACCTTCGATGATGCAGCGATGAAGAGGGCTCTGCAGTACTCTGCCTCTAATGG AATACCCGAGCTGCTGACGTGGATGAAGAACCTACAGAAGGAGCTCCACAACCCACCGACCGCTGGTTACACCCCTGAGAATGGCCAGATGGACGTGTGTGTGACCACGGGGAGCCAGGAGGGGCTCTGTAAG GTGTTTGAGATGCTGGTCAACCCTGGAGACAACGTTCTGCTGGATGCACCCACCTATTCAGGCACACTGGCAGCG CTCCAGCCGCTCGGTTGCAACTTAATCAACGTCCCCAGCGATCAGCACGGCATCATACCCGCAGCCCTGAAGGAGGTTTTGTCTCGGTGGGACCCCTCAGACGTCCATAAGCCCAGCAGCACTGTCCCCAAGATCCTCTACACCATCCCCAACGGAGGAAACCCCACCGGTGCCTCCATGACGGCTCAGAGGAAGCAGGAAGTGTATGAG CTGGCCAGGCAGTACGACATGCTCATCATTGAGGACGACCCATACTTCTTCCTGCAGTTTGACAAG CCGTGGGCTCCCACGTTTCTCTCCATGGATGTCGACGGCAGGATCATCAGGACAGACTCCTTCTCTAAGATCCTGTCTTCAGG aCTAAGGATAGGTTTTGTAACCGGTCCCAAACCTCTGGTGGATAGGGTGGTGCTGCACATCCAGGCCTCCACAATGCACACTAGTACCTTCACGCAg CTTATGGTGTCTCAGTTGTTGCACAGTTGGGGCCAAGACGGTTTCATCCAACACATAGAGGG GGTGATAGAGTTTTACAGGAAACAGCGTGATGCCATGATCACCTCTGCAGACAAGTGGCTTAAag atgTAGCAGAGTGGCAAACCCCATCAGCAGGCATGTTCCTGTGGATTAAGCTAAAGGGCATAACTGATACCCAACAGCTCATTATGAAGAAAGCCTTGGAGAAAGAG GTACTGCTGGTTCCCGGAGGTGTCTTCATGATCAACAGTGGTGACCCCTGTCCCTACGTCAGAGcagccttttctctctctacacCAGAGCAGATTGATGag GCTTTCAGAAGACTCTCCTCTCTCATCAAAGAAGCTTTGTGA
- the ino80b gene encoding INO80 complex subunit B isoform X2, with protein MGKRKDMIHPRFLCEGGSSLHSVHKRKHKKHKKHKKKHHSFTEAPEPVVVPRPPPQLRLKIKLGGQTLGTKSVPTFTVHPGVACPPSPLMIINNVDDDDDEDDEDDDEPSVPLEQYRAWLDEDSNLAVSPMPDIDSDSMLGVPVDEEERWLDALEKGELDDNGELKKEVDESLLTARQKALLHKQQSQPLLELPMGYKEKEMTAEMMQKREERARKRRLQAAKKAEENKNQTIERLTKTSKAKIKSMRERKSKQNQCPMVRYSDCAQGMAISFPIGVPAPVPTPPCPPPAAPVNCGASGCSNLKKYSCSKTRVPLCSLECYKRNLLLKL; from the exons ATGGGGAAAAGGAAAGACATGATTCATCCCAGGTTTCTCT GTGAAGGTGGCTCAAGCCTGCACAGCGTTCACAAGcggaaacacaaaaaacacaagaagcaCAAGAAGAAGCACCACAGCTTCACCGAGGCCCCTGAGCCTGTGGTGGTTCCTCGGCCTCCCCCACAGCTCCGACTCAAGATCAAACTGGGAGGACAGACGCTGGGGACCAAGAG TGTTCCCACCTTCACCGTGCATCCCGGTGTGGCTTGTCCTCCCTCCCCCTTGATGATTATTAATAATGTTGATGAc gatgatgatgaggatgatgaggacGACGATGAGCCCTCTGTGCCTTTGGAGCAGTATCGGGCCTGGCTGG ATGAAGACAGCAACCTGGCCGTGTCTCCTATGCCAGACATAGACTCAGACTCCATGCTGGGCGTCCCTGTAGACGAGGAGGAGAGGTGGTTGGACGCTCTGGAGAAGGGAGAGCTGGACGACAACGGAGAGCTCAAGAAGGAGGTGGATGAATCTCTGCTCACGGCCAGACAG AAAGCCCTTCTACACAAGCAGCAGAGCCAGCCTCTCCTGGAGCTCCCCATGGGTTACAAGGAGAAGGAGATGACGGCAGAGATGATGCAGAAGCGGGAGGAACGAGCCCGAAAGAGACGCCTGCAGGCCGCGAAGAAGGCAGAAGAGAACAAGAACCAGACAATAGAGAGACTGACAAAAACCAGCAAGGCCAAGATCAAAAGCATGAGAGAGAGGAAGTCCAAGCAGAATCAGTGTCCCATGGTCCGGTACAGCGACTGCGCCCAGGGCATGGCTATCTCCTTCCCCATCGGGGTCCCTGCTCCAGTCCCAACACCCCCCTGTCCTCCACCAGCAGCCCCGGTGAACTGCGGGGCCAGCGGCTGCTCCAACCTCAAGAAGTACTCCTGCTCAAAGACCAGGGTTCCCCTCTGCAGCCTCGAGTGTTACAAGAGGAACTTGCTGCTTAAACTTTAA
- the ino80b gene encoding INO80 complex subunit B isoform X1, with product MGKRKDMIHPRFLCEGGSSLHSVHKRKHKKHKKHKKKHHSFTEAPEPVVVPRPPPQLRLKIKLGGQTLGTKSVPTFTVHPGVACPPSPLMIINNVDDDDDDDDNDDDDDDDDEDDEDDDEPSVPLEQYRAWLDEDSNLAVSPMPDIDSDSMLGVPVDEEERWLDALEKGELDDNGELKKEVDESLLTARQKALLHKQQSQPLLELPMGYKEKEMTAEMMQKREERARKRRLQAAKKAEENKNQTIERLTKTSKAKIKSMRERKSKQNQCPMVRYSDCAQGMAISFPIGVPAPVPTPPCPPPAAPVNCGASGCSNLKKYSCSKTRVPLCSLECYKRNLLLKL from the exons ATGGGGAAAAGGAAAGACATGATTCATCCCAGGTTTCTCT GTGAAGGTGGCTCAAGCCTGCACAGCGTTCACAAGcggaaacacaaaaaacacaagaagcaCAAGAAGAAGCACCACAGCTTCACCGAGGCCCCTGAGCCTGTGGTGGTTCCTCGGCCTCCCCCACAGCTCCGACTCAAGATCAAACTGGGAGGACAGACGCTGGGGACCAAGAG TGTTCCCACCTTCACCGTGCATCCCGGTGTGGCTTGTCCTCCCTCCCCCTTGATGATTATTAATAATGTTGATGAcgacgacgatgatgatgataacgacgacgacgatgatgatgatgatgaggatgatgaggacGACGATGAGCCCTCTGTGCCTTTGGAGCAGTATCGGGCCTGGCTGG ATGAAGACAGCAACCTGGCCGTGTCTCCTATGCCAGACATAGACTCAGACTCCATGCTGGGCGTCCCTGTAGACGAGGAGGAGAGGTGGTTGGACGCTCTGGAGAAGGGAGAGCTGGACGACAACGGAGAGCTCAAGAAGGAGGTGGATGAATCTCTGCTCACGGCCAGACAG AAAGCCCTTCTACACAAGCAGCAGAGCCAGCCTCTCCTGGAGCTCCCCATGGGTTACAAGGAGAAGGAGATGACGGCAGAGATGATGCAGAAGCGGGAGGAACGAGCCCGAAAGAGACGCCTGCAGGCCGCGAAGAAGGCAGAAGAGAACAAGAACCAGACAATAGAGAGACTGACAAAAACCAGCAAGGCCAAGATCAAAAGCATGAGAGAGAGGAAGTCCAAGCAGAATCAGTGTCCCATGGTCCGGTACAGCGACTGCGCCCAGGGCATGGCTATCTCCTTCCCCATCGGGGTCCCTGCTCCAGTCCCAACACCCCCCTGTCCTCCACCAGCAGCCCCGGTGAACTGCGGGGCCAGCGGCTGCTCCAACCTCAAGAAGTACTCCTGCTCAAAGACCAGGGTTCCCCTCTGCAGCCTCGAGTGTTACAAGAGGAACTTGCTGCTTAAACTTTAA